In one window of uncultured Sphaerochaeta sp. DNA:
- the gcvPB gene encoding aminomethyl-transferring glycine dehydrogenase subunit GcvPB, whose amino-acid sequence MRVPLLIDQSRQGRKAYCYPPLDLPKGFFQALPPLPESIQREQPARLPEVSELDVVRHFTRLSTMAHGVDNGMYPLGSCTMKYNPKLSEHIAKMDAFTKIHPLQDVSTTQGSLSIMFNLLEDLSSITGMKWGTLQPLAGAHGEYTGLKMVKAYFEKRGETGRTKILIPSSAHGTNPASAMVNGFEVLSIGANEKGQVDLDDLEAKLDDSVAALMMTNPNTLGIFEQDILIISKMVHAHGAMMYYDGANMNAILGMATPGEMGFDVVHLNLHKTFATPHGGGGPGSGPVMVNDRLRPFLPKPDIQLTDSGYVLDWESEDSIGKVSMFWGNFLVLLRAYVYILRMGSEGLRSASAHAVLNANYVAKRLSDVCEIPYGTQCMHEFVISLEEYRQKYGVKAQDVAKALIDKGYHPPTMYFPSLVSEALMIEPTESESLETLEAFILAFRSILAQAKEDPEYVKGAPYSTVVGRLDEVKAIKEPNLRY is encoded by the coding sequence ATGAGAGTGCCGCTACTGATTGATCAATCAAGACAAGGAAGAAAAGCGTACTGTTATCCTCCACTGGATCTACCCAAAGGGTTTTTCCAGGCGCTTCCACCTCTTCCTGAATCCATCCAGCGAGAGCAACCTGCCCGTCTGCCTGAAGTATCTGAACTGGATGTGGTAAGGCATTTTACCCGGCTCTCCACGATGGCACACGGGGTGGACAACGGAATGTATCCACTTGGTTCCTGTACGATGAAATATAATCCCAAGCTCAGCGAGCATATTGCAAAAATGGATGCATTTACCAAAATCCACCCCTTGCAGGATGTCTCGACAACGCAGGGCAGTCTCTCCATCATGTTCAACCTTCTGGAGGACCTTTCCTCCATTACCGGGATGAAATGGGGGACGCTGCAACCTTTGGCTGGGGCTCATGGTGAATATACTGGCTTGAAAATGGTCAAAGCCTACTTTGAAAAGCGCGGTGAGACCGGCCGTACCAAGATACTCATCCCCTCCAGCGCCCATGGTACCAATCCCGCCAGTGCAATGGTGAATGGATTTGAGGTGCTATCCATTGGAGCCAATGAGAAAGGCCAAGTGGATCTGGATGATCTTGAGGCAAAGCTTGATGATTCTGTTGCTGCCCTCATGATGACCAATCCCAATACCCTGGGCATTTTTGAGCAGGATATTCTCATCATCAGCAAGATGGTTCATGCTCATGGGGCAATGATGTACTACGACGGGGCAAATATGAATGCCATATTGGGTATGGCTACCCCGGGTGAGATGGGATTTGATGTAGTGCATCTTAATCTGCATAAGACCTTCGCCACTCCACACGGGGGAGGAGGTCCAGGTAGTGGGCCGGTGATGGTGAATGATAGACTCAGACCATTTCTCCCAAAGCCAGATATCCAGCTTACCGATAGTGGGTATGTCCTTGATTGGGAGAGTGAAGACTCCATTGGGAAAGTCAGTATGTTCTGGGGGAACTTCCTGGTACTGCTCAGGGCATATGTCTATATCCTGAGAATGGGAAGTGAGGGCTTGCGCTCTGCAAGTGCCCATGCTGTGCTGAATGCAAACTATGTTGCAAAGCGGTTGAGTGATGTGTGTGAGATACCCTATGGTACCCAATGCATGCATGAGTTTGTCATCAGTTTGGAGGAGTACAGGCAGAAGTACGGGGTCAAGGCCCAGGATGTTGCCAAGGCGCTCATAGACAAGGGATACCATCCGCCGACCATGTACTTTCCTTCCTTGGTAAGTGAAGCGCTCATGATCGAACCGACCGAGAGCGAGAGCCTCGAGACGCTGGAAGCTTTCATCCTTGCATTCCGTTCCATCCTTGCACAGGCAAAGGAAGATCCCGAGTATGTGAAGGGTGCACCCTATTCTACTGTGGTAGGCCGCTTGGATGAGGTGAAGGCGATCAAGGAACCAAATCTCCGTTACTAA
- the gcvPA gene encoding aminomethyl-transferring glycine dehydrogenase subunit GcvPA, protein MIYPYIPHTDEDRKIMLEAIGLSSMEELFSGLSEDILLSDSVPISQGRTEDEVQRMIDSIAQRNVRGIPFLGCGFYDHIVPSTVEALSSLPSFVTAYTPYQAEMSQGLLQAIYEFQSMVCEITSMDVANASLYDGANAATEAASLMVSAKRHASVVLVSSTIHPFTLQVLQTWAKGTGRTLKMVAEKDGVVDLSLLPALLDADCAGLIVQSPNRYGLLESYEGVAEILHEQKALLAISNDPLSLAMQKSPGGWGADVAIGDTQSLGLPLAYGGPSCGYMAVKETLLRKLPGRLVGMSEDAKGRKGFTLTFQAREQHIKRERATSNICSNHALAALMTTIHLSSLGWDGMVEAANQSYAKAHYLAYHLAQLPGMTLVWDKPFWCEFPLVFSDPKRLRKFMQELRNEGIFAGVRLSTLTRQVKDELVLLVAVTEKRSREELELYLAAARRVMK, encoded by the coding sequence ATGATTTATCCCTATATTCCCCATACTGATGAAGACCGAAAGATCATGCTGGAAGCTATCGGCCTTTCTTCAATGGAGGAGCTTTTTTCTGGTTTGTCAGAGGATATCCTACTCTCTGATTCAGTCCCGATCAGTCAGGGAAGGACTGAAGACGAGGTGCAGCGAATGATTGATTCCATTGCGCAGCGCAATGTACGTGGCATACCGTTCTTGGGCTGTGGTTTTTATGACCATATTGTTCCCTCCACGGTTGAGGCGCTTTCCAGTTTGCCCTCATTCGTGACCGCATACACACCATACCAGGCAGAGATGAGTCAGGGATTGCTCCAGGCAATCTATGAGTTTCAGAGCATGGTTTGTGAGATTACCTCAATGGATGTGGCAAATGCCTCACTCTATGATGGAGCAAATGCCGCAACTGAGGCGGCTTCATTGATGGTGAGTGCAAAGAGGCATGCATCGGTGGTGTTGGTCTCCTCTACCATCCATCCATTTACCTTGCAGGTCTTGCAGACTTGGGCAAAGGGAACGGGAAGAACGCTGAAGATGGTTGCAGAGAAGGATGGGGTGGTTGACCTCTCTTTGCTTCCTGCTCTCTTGGATGCTGACTGTGCTGGTTTGATTGTCCAGAGTCCTAATCGGTATGGCCTTTTGGAATCGTATGAGGGTGTGGCAGAAATACTTCATGAGCAAAAAGCTCTTCTGGCTATCTCCAACGATCCGCTGTCTCTTGCCATGCAGAAATCTCCTGGCGGATGGGGTGCTGATGTTGCCATCGGTGACACGCAGTCCTTGGGGCTTCCTCTTGCCTATGGTGGACCGAGTTGTGGGTATATGGCGGTAAAGGAAACGCTTTTGAGAAAACTTCCCGGTCGCTTGGTTGGTATGAGTGAAGATGCAAAAGGAAGGAAAGGATTCACCCTGACGTTCCAGGCAAGAGAGCAACATATCAAGCGGGAGCGGGCGACGAGCAATATCTGTTCGAATCATGCGCTTGCTGCACTCATGACAACCATCCATCTCTCCAGTCTTGGATGGGACGGTATGGTCGAAGCTGCAAATCAAAGCTATGCAAAGGCACATTACCTGGCATACCATCTAGCCCAGCTTCCAGGGATGACCCTGGTATGGGACAAGCCCTTCTGGTGTGAATTCCCCTTGGTCTTTTCTGATCCCAAGCGTTTGAGAAAGTTCATGCAGGAGCTTCGCAATGAAGGAATTTTCGCAGGGGTGAGACTATCAACGTTGACTCGACAGGTCAAGGATGAGTTGGTTCTCCTTGTGGCAGTAACAGAAAAGCGTAGCCGTGAGGAGCTGGAGCTCTATCTGGCCGCTGCAAGGAGGGTGATGAAATGA
- the gcvH gene encoding glycine cleavage system protein GcvH, whose product MSKIVENLRYSKDHEWVRIEGDLAYVGITDHAQHELGEIVFVELPPHGERYRKGEEISTVESVKAASAIINPIEGVVHEANEDLDGSPELINEDCYAHHLYILTSFSEDDYGELLDAEAYQAYLETL is encoded by the coding sequence ATGAGTAAGATTGTAGAGAATCTGCGCTACAGCAAGGATCATGAATGGGTTCGTATCGAGGGTGACTTGGCCTATGTAGGTATTACAGACCATGCACAACATGAACTGGGTGAGATTGTCTTTGTTGAGCTTCCTCCCCATGGTGAGCGATATCGCAAGGGAGAAGAGATCTCCACCGTCGAGAGTGTCAAGGCAGCTTCGGCCATCATCAACCCAATTGAGGGTGTGGTGCATGAGGCGAATGAGGACCTTGATGGTTCTCCTGAATTGATCAATGAGGATTGTTATGCTCATCATCTCTATATTCTTACCTCATTCTCAGAGGATGATTATGGTGAATTGTTGGATGCAGAGGCATACCAAGCATATCTAGAGACTCTATAG
- a CDS encoding glycine hydroxymethyltransferase — protein MSSGTALQAYLAEAKEMNGPMVAYTAALDQIAQVDQGIAGRIVNELKDQRTHLKLIASENFSSIASQLAMGNLLTDKYSEGFAYHRFYAGCDNVDAIEAAASEYACKLFGAEHAYVQPHSGADANLVAYWAILNTRIQVPALEELGIPNPSNLTREQWDGVREKLGNQRLLGLDYYSGGHLTHGYRQNISAQMFDAYTYTVDEESGLLDYDAIEKMAQEIKPLILLAGYSAYPRKIDFKRMSEIAHSVGAVFMVDMAHFAGLVAGKVFTGNYDPVLWADVVTTTTHKTLRGPRGGMVLCKKEFSESVDKGCPLVLGGPLPHVMAAKAIAFKEALDPSFQTYAQSIVKNSEVLAKACLDEGIPVATGGTDNHLMLLDVRPFDLNGRQAETALRECGVTLNRNALPFDPNGPWYTSGLRIGTPAVTTLKMGESEMKEIASIIALVLNHTKPLILTKGANAGQPSKAKAVTEEGAKREAQGRVLALLEKFKLYPELDLPFLEKHFPLDNNER, from the coding sequence ATGTCCAGTGGAACAGCATTGCAAGCGTATTTGGCAGAAGCCAAAGAGATGAATGGCCCAATGGTGGCCTATACTGCAGCCCTTGACCAGATTGCACAGGTCGACCAGGGTATTGCAGGTCGCATCGTCAATGAGCTGAAAGATCAGCGGACCCACTTGAAGCTGATTGCAAGTGAGAATTTCTCCTCAATCGCTTCGCAACTTGCAATGGGCAATCTGCTCACCGACAAGTACAGTGAAGGGTTTGCCTACCACCGCTTCTATGCTGGTTGCGACAATGTTGATGCCATTGAAGCAGCAGCAAGCGAGTATGCTTGTAAGCTTTTTGGAGCAGAGCATGCCTATGTCCAACCTCATAGTGGAGCCGATGCAAACTTGGTTGCATATTGGGCAATACTCAATACCCGTATCCAGGTCCCTGCTTTGGAGGAGCTTGGCATTCCCAATCCCAGCAATCTTACTCGAGAGCAATGGGATGGAGTTCGCGAGAAACTGGGTAACCAACGACTGTTGGGCCTTGATTATTACTCTGGAGGACACCTGACCCATGGCTACCGCCAGAATATCTCAGCCCAGATGTTTGATGCCTATACCTATACAGTTGATGAGGAGAGTGGTCTGCTTGACTATGATGCGATCGAGAAGATGGCACAGGAGATCAAGCCGCTGATTCTGTTGGCAGGATATAGTGCCTATCCCCGAAAAATCGATTTCAAGCGGATGAGTGAAATTGCCCATAGCGTTGGTGCAGTATTCATGGTGGATATGGCTCACTTTGCCGGCTTGGTTGCAGGAAAAGTCTTCACCGGTAACTATGACCCTGTACTATGGGCTGATGTGGTAACCACCACGACCCATAAGACTCTACGTGGTCCACGAGGTGGAATGGTGCTTTGTAAGAAGGAGTTCTCAGAGAGTGTCGACAAGGGTTGCCCTTTGGTGCTCGGTGGACCCCTTCCTCATGTCATGGCCGCAAAAGCCATTGCATTCAAGGAAGCACTCGACCCTTCCTTCCAGACCTATGCACAGAGCATTGTGAAGAACTCTGAGGTCTTGGCAAAAGCATGCCTTGATGAAGGTATTCCTGTTGCAACTGGGGGTACGGACAACCACCTGATGCTTCTTGATGTCAGGCCCTTTGACCTGAACGGAAGGCAAGCTGAGACAGCCCTCAGGGAGTGTGGCGTTACCTTGAACAGGAATGCTCTTCCCTTCGACCCCAACGGTCCTTGGTACACGAGTGGTTTACGTATTGGAACCCCTGCTGTAACGACTCTCAAGATGGGCGAGTCAGAAATGAAAGAGATTGCTTCAATCATTGCATTGGTGCTTAACCACACCAAACCACTGATCCTTACCAAGGGTGCAAATGCCGGTCAACCAAGCAAGGCAAAAGCAGTGACCGAGGAAGGGGCAAAGAGAGAAGCCCAGGGGCGTGTTCTGGCCTTGCTGGAGAAGTTCAAGCTCTATCCCGAGTTGGATCTTCCCTTTTTGGAGAAACATTTTCCACTCGACAATAACGAGCGGTGA
- a CDS encoding sodium-dependent transporter: protein MTVVFCNEQLDTIEKERDYMSVGATKTREALASRLGFILLSAGCAIGLGNVWRFPYIAGRYGGAAFVLIYVLFLFILGLPVMVMELSIGRASQTNIGRTFETLTPKKKPWHVYGKLAIIGNYVLMMFYTTITGWLLSYFVHTIKGDFTGLNADQVGGFFSSMLGKPGSMTFWMILAVILGLLPVAKGLQSGVEKITKKMMIGLLLLMLVLAFNSMLLDGAGEGLKFYLVPDFSKMVESGLSETIYAAMGQAFFTLSLGIGSISIFGSYIGKEHRLTGEAVRIIGLDTFVALASGLIIFPAAFAFGVQPDAGPSLIFITLPNIFNQMAGGRLWGSLFFLFMSFAALSTLIAVFENIISFWIDAKGVDRKKATLFNGIAIALLSLPCILGFNVLSGFQPLGPGTGVLDLEDFIVSSTLLPLGSLFFTIYCTWKYGWGWDKFIAEADSGSNGLQFPKMLRPYFQYVLPAIILGIFLKGYWDIFIA from the coding sequence GTGACGGTTGTCTTCTGCAATGAGCAACTCGATACAATTGAGAAAGAGAGAGATTATATGAGTGTAGGCGCTACAAAAACACGTGAAGCACTGGCAAGCAGACTGGGCTTCATTCTACTATCAGCAGGATGTGCCATAGGACTTGGGAATGTATGGCGTTTCCCCTATATTGCAGGCAGGTATGGAGGAGCAGCATTTGTGCTGATTTATGTCTTGTTCCTGTTCATTCTGGGCCTTCCTGTCATGGTTATGGAGCTTTCCATCGGAAGGGCGAGTCAAACCAATATTGGACGCACATTCGAAACATTGACCCCCAAGAAAAAACCTTGGCATGTCTATGGCAAGCTTGCCATCATCGGAAACTATGTGTTGATGATGTTCTATACCACCATAACCGGTTGGCTCCTCTCCTATTTTGTACATACCATCAAAGGTGACTTCACTGGATTGAATGCAGACCAAGTGGGTGGGTTCTTCTCCAGCATGCTGGGAAAACCAGGGAGCATGACGTTTTGGATGATCCTTGCAGTTATCCTGGGTCTCCTTCCTGTAGCCAAGGGACTACAGAGCGGGGTCGAAAAAATCACCAAGAAGATGATGATCGGCCTACTCCTGCTGATGTTGGTACTCGCATTCAACAGCATGCTCCTTGACGGGGCTGGAGAAGGGTTGAAGTTCTACTTGGTACCAGACTTTTCCAAGATGGTGGAAAGCGGCCTCTCAGAAACAATATATGCAGCAATGGGCCAGGCGTTCTTCACCTTAAGCCTCGGTATTGGTTCCATCTCAATTTTTGGCTCCTATATCGGGAAGGAACACCGTCTTACCGGCGAAGCTGTACGCATCATTGGACTGGATACCTTTGTAGCGCTCGCCAGCGGACTCATTATATTCCCAGCTGCATTTGCTTTTGGTGTTCAACCTGATGCAGGTCCATCCCTGATCTTCATCACACTCCCCAATATCTTCAACCAGATGGCCGGTGGAAGACTTTGGGGTTCCCTGTTTTTCCTCTTCATGAGCTTTGCAGCATTGAGTACTCTTATTGCGGTATTTGAGAATATCATCAGTTTCTGGATCGATGCCAAGGGTGTCGACCGAAAGAAAGCAACCCTGTTCAATGGCATTGCCATTGCACTGCTCTCCCTCCCTTGCATCCTCGGTTTCAATGTACTCTCTGGTTTCCAGCCTCTTGGACCAGGCACCGGAGTGTTGGACCTTGAGGACTTTATTGTCAGTTCTACCCTGCTTCCCCTTGGGTCCCTCTTCTTCACCATTTATTGTACATGGAAGTACGGTTGGGGTTGGGATAAATTTATAGCCGAGGCAGACAGTGGGTCTAATGGGCTGCAGTTCCCCAAGATGCTTCGTCCATACTTCCAGTATGTGTTGCCGGCAATCATTTTAGGAATCTTCCTGAAAGGATATTGGGATATTTTTATTGCATAG
- the infA gene encoding translation initiation factor IF-1 — translation MAKEEAIEVEGIVREALPNTMFRVELQNEHVILAHLSGKMRKHYIRIVPGDTVRVALSPYDLTKGRIIYRER, via the coding sequence GTGGCCAAAGAAGAAGCAATCGAAGTGGAAGGCATCGTACGCGAAGCTCTTCCCAACACCATGTTCCGTGTGGAACTACAGAATGAACATGTCATTCTTGCCCATCTTTCGGGCAAGATGCGCAAACACTACATCAGAATCGTACCTGGTGATACCGTGCGTGTTGCACTTTCTCCCTATGATTTGACCAAAGGTCGTATCATTTACCGCGAGCGCTAA
- a CDS encoding Smr/MutS family protein: MPKKKKKKISDTSETAGNSRLVVDSDAYKPFEHIKEVKKQPVKQKQPAPKKQPTSQRKEPLVLGYDPKANFGDILATWEQTGELGGVTKRMKSHSKVAVEKSFGEILAEWEGEKQAAKNKKEEPVSIKKSETYVPKKDFASLLEEFEGSEKPKKKRGKLVSDQRRREREDLPLQPTHDMQEALDEKEELDQERDSSVSWSFADTYKQWTTLSDEEAAIKRAQKEKREAKADPHTISALRAMEPQSTLDLHGMKVLEAEQATADFLRSAKEQQLLKVAIITGKGLHNDKGYSLLKEAALSQIRISKVVREAYTPKAQYGGSGAIWIIMKR, translated from the coding sequence GTGCCGAAGAAGAAAAAAAAGAAAATTTCTGATACAAGCGAGACGGCTGGAAACAGCCGTCTTGTAGTTGATTCTGATGCCTACAAGCCGTTTGAGCATATCAAGGAAGTAAAGAAACAGCCTGTGAAACAGAAGCAACCTGCGCCAAAGAAACAACCCACCAGTCAACGCAAAGAGCCCTTGGTGCTTGGTTATGATCCAAAGGCAAACTTCGGTGATATCCTTGCCACTTGGGAACAGACAGGTGAGCTGGGCGGTGTGACCAAGCGGATGAAAAGCCACAGCAAGGTAGCAGTGGAGAAGTCCTTTGGTGAGATTCTTGCTGAGTGGGAAGGCGAGAAGCAAGCTGCCAAAAACAAGAAGGAAGAACCGGTTTCCATCAAAAAAAGTGAGACCTATGTGCCTAAAAAAGATTTTGCATCACTCCTCGAGGAATTCGAGGGGAGTGAAAAGCCCAAGAAGAAACGAGGAAAGCTTGTCTCTGATCAGAGAAGGAGAGAACGTGAAGACCTCCCTTTACAACCTACCCATGACATGCAGGAAGCTCTTGATGAGAAGGAAGAGCTTGACCAGGAACGTGATAGCTCGGTGAGCTGGTCCTTTGCAGATACCTACAAACAATGGACAACATTGAGTGATGAGGAAGCAGCGATCAAACGGGCGCAGAAGGAAAAGCGTGAAGCTAAAGCGGACCCCCATACCATCTCTGCTCTTCGTGCCATGGAACCTCAGTCAACGTTGGACCTTCATGGAATGAAGGTGTTGGAAGCTGAACAGGCAACTGCAGATTTTCTACGCTCCGCGAAGGAGCAACAACTTCTCAAGGTGGCAATCATCACGGGAAAAGGATTGCATAATGACAAGGGATATTCCCTGTTGAAAGAAGCTGCACTTTCCCAGATACGGATTAGCAAAGTGGTACGTGAAGCATACACCCCAAAAGCCCAGTATGGGGGAAGTGGTGCTATTTGGATCATCATGAAACGATGA
- a CDS encoding CBS domain-containing protein, whose amino-acid sequence MIIERRMTRNPVTATPDMSIAEASTLMKQEKVHRLPVLDKEKRLVGIITEKDILYATPSPATSLSIHEMAYLLSKLTVKKLMSKNVVSITKDTTVEEAARMMVDQDLSSLPVLEGQQLIGIVTKSDMFKILLELFGARHFGVRLTFVVEDKPGTIAKISQVLSEAGIDIITFGTFMGTDPTNAICTIKVQGASISKVVELVKPYVSQLLDVREV is encoded by the coding sequence ATGATTATCGAACGAAGAATGACGCGCAATCCTGTTACAGCTACTCCCGATATGTCCATCGCGGAGGCCTCTACCCTGATGAAGCAGGAGAAGGTTCACCGACTTCCTGTGCTCGATAAGGAGAAACGGCTGGTTGGTATCATAACTGAAAAGGATATCTTGTATGCCACGCCTTCTCCTGCGACAAGTCTCTCTATCCATGAGATGGCTTACCTGTTGAGCAAGCTTACGGTCAAGAAGCTTATGAGTAAGAACGTGGTTTCCATAACCAAGGATACCACGGTTGAGGAAGCCGCACGTATGATGGTCGACCAGGACCTGAGCAGCCTTCCTGTACTTGAAGGACAGCAGTTGATCGGAATTGTGACAAAGAGTGATATGTTCAAGATTCTGCTTGAGCTCTTTGGTGCACGCCACTTCGGGGTACGCCTTACCTTTGTGGTTGAAGACAAGCCCGGAACCATCGCAAAGATCAGTCAGGTGCTGAGCGAGGCAGGAATTGACATCATTACCTTTGGTACCTTCATGGGAACCGATCCCACCAATGCCATTTGTACCATCAAGGTGCAAGGAGCATCCATCAGCAAGGTGGTGGAGCTTGTAAAGCCCTATGTATCACAGCTGCTGGATGTGAGGGAGGTCTGA
- a CDS encoding ABC transporter ATP-binding protein, which translates to MKELLTIDDISVSYGNIKALKQVSMHVNEGDIVCLIGANGSGKSTLLKSIVGQEPLDSGSITFDGEEICRAKSAGAKQGKRSKILTTDLIAAKGISLVPEGRRVFADMTVEENLDMGAFLVRDDALIAERKESMYDFFPILGARRRQKTRSLSGGEQQMMAIARALMSGPRLILLDEPGLGLAPLVIADIFEKIALINQQDKVTVFLVEQNARMALKASSEGYVMENGRIVLSDASSALLENEKVRAAYLGE; encoded by the coding sequence ATGAAAGAGCTGCTCACGATAGATGATATTTCTGTTTCCTATGGGAACATCAAGGCACTGAAACAGGTCAGTATGCATGTCAATGAAGGTGATATCGTCTGCCTTATCGGAGCGAATGGAAGTGGCAAGAGTACCTTGCTTAAGTCCATCGTAGGGCAGGAGCCTTTGGATTCCGGCTCCATCACCTTTGATGGAGAGGAAATATGCAGGGCTAAGAGTGCTGGAGCCAAACAAGGCAAGCGCTCGAAGATACTCACCACTGATTTGATTGCAGCGAAGGGAATCAGCTTGGTTCCCGAAGGCAGACGTGTCTTTGCTGATATGACTGTTGAAGAGAATCTCGATATGGGGGCCTTTCTTGTACGTGATGATGCCCTGATCGCGGAACGCAAGGAGTCCATGTATGACTTCTTTCCCATTCTTGGAGCAAGAAGAAGACAGAAGACCCGATCCCTTAGTGGAGGCGAACAGCAGATGATGGCCATTGCCAGGGCTCTGATGAGCGGGCCACGCCTGATTCTTCTGGACGAACCTGGACTCGGTCTCGCCCCACTGGTAATTGCAGACATCTTCGAGAAGATTGCCTTGATCAACCAGCAGGACAAGGTAACGGTCTTTCTGGTGGAACAAAACGCCCGCATGGCACTGAAGGCTTCCTCAGAAGGGTATGTCATGGAGAATGGTAGGATTGTACTGAGTGATGCATCCTCTGCACTTTTGGAGAATGAAAAGGTACGGGCAGCCTATCTGGGCGAATAA
- a CDS encoding ABC transporter ATP-binding protein has protein sequence MILLETEALTRAYGGVVAVNKVDFEVESGLITGLIGPNGAGKTTLFNNMTGLDIPSSGKVWFNNKEITGYPAHKICRMGIARTFQNIRLFKELTVVENVMIGRHFKTGKSETKGRFLNAVKSYVKLREEEEEIYEKALDWLEFFDMGASKNELAKNLPYGKQRELEIARALATDPKLLFLDEPAAGMNPQETDHLMSTIRKIRDLGITVVLIEHDMKLVMNICDTITVLNYGQKLAQGTPHEIKKNPSVIEAYLGKDEE, from the coding sequence ATGATTCTGTTGGAAACAGAGGCTCTTACCAGAGCTTACGGAGGCGTTGTTGCCGTCAATAAAGTTGATTTTGAGGTGGAAAGTGGACTGATCACCGGTCTCATCGGACCCAATGGGGCTGGCAAGACCACCCTGTTCAACAATATGACTGGTCTTGATATTCCTTCCTCAGGAAAGGTTTGGTTCAACAATAAGGAGATCACTGGGTATCCGGCTCATAAGATCTGTAGGATGGGTATTGCTCGCACCTTCCAGAATATCCGCCTCTTCAAGGAACTCACTGTTGTTGAGAATGTCATGATCGGCAGGCATTTCAAAACCGGAAAAAGTGAGACCAAGGGACGTTTTCTCAACGCTGTCAAGAGCTATGTAAAGTTGAGGGAAGAGGAAGAAGAGATCTATGAAAAAGCATTGGACTGGCTCGAATTTTTCGATATGGGCGCTTCCAAGAATGAACTTGCAAAGAATCTTCCCTATGGCAAGCAACGTGAGCTTGAGATTGCTCGTGCGCTTGCTACCGACCCAAAACTGCTCTTCTTGGATGAACCAGCAGCCGGCATGAACCCCCAGGAGACTGACCATCTGATGTCCACCATCAGGAAGATCAGGGACTTGGGAATTACGGTTGTTCTGATCGAGCATGACATGAAACTGGTGATGAACATCTGTGATACCATCACTGTCCTCAACTATGGGCAGAAACTTGCCCAGGGGACTCCGCATGAGATCAAGAAAAACCCGAGTGTCATCGAGGCCTATCTCGGTAAGGATGAAGAATGA
- a CDS encoding branched-chain amino acid ABC transporter permease: MLNFFLLILIYSGIYALMSIGQNVITGYGGMLSLTQAGFFAIGSYATAILTTQFGWSFWATLPIAFVVSALFGLLIGLPTLRLKGDYLAIATLGFGEIVRNVLNNWDSLTNGPMGIQRIPMPAILGFTINPYKKYAFLVMVIVFVIIAYILFQRLARSRMGRALAAVREDEIAAQSMGINITKYKVYAFILGASVAGIAGSLQAAFTLSVTPGTYTFMVSVMVLCMVVLGGMGNFKASILGAFIIQFISYFPQLTGLSSVIPPQFKQILFGLILVVMMIWRPQGILGRESTRYRKRAASTTGGEQ, encoded by the coding sequence ATGCTTAACTTTTTTCTACTGATATTGATTTACTCAGGCATCTATGCCCTTATGTCGATCGGACAGAACGTCATCACCGGTTACGGTGGTATGCTCAGTCTTACCCAGGCTGGGTTCTTTGCCATAGGCTCCTATGCAACGGCAATCCTTACCACACAATTTGGCTGGTCATTCTGGGCCACGCTTCCTATAGCATTCGTGGTAAGTGCCCTCTTTGGTTTGTTGATCGGACTACCGACTCTCAGGCTCAAGGGTGACTATCTGGCTATCGCTACCCTGGGATTTGGTGAAATTGTACGCAACGTATTGAACAACTGGGACTCACTGACCAACGGTCCGATGGGTATCCAGAGAATCCCCATGCCTGCGATCTTGGGATTCACCATCAATCCGTATAAAAAATATGCCTTCCTGGTGATGGTGATTGTATTCGTCATTATTGCCTACATTCTCTTCCAGCGTTTGGCTCGCTCGAGAATGGGTCGTGCTCTGGCTGCAGTCAGGGAGGATGAGATTGCCGCCCAATCCATGGGTATCAACATTACGAAGTACAAGGTCTATGCATTTATTCTTGGCGCTTCGGTAGCAGGTATTGCAGGTTCCTTGCAGGCAGCGTTTACTCTCTCAGTCACCCCCGGAACTTATACCTTCATGGTCTCAGTCATGGTGCTTTGTATGGTTGTTCTTGGTGGTATGGGTAACTTCAAGGCCTCGATCCTGGGTGCTTTCATCATCCAGTTCATTAGCTATTTTCCTCAGCTCACCGGACTGTCCAGCGTCATTCCACCCCAGTTCAAGCAGATCCTGTTTGGTTTGATCCTGGTTGTTATGATGATCTGGAGACCACAGGGGATTCTTGGAAGAGAATCAACCCGGTATCGTAAGCGTGCTGCATCCACCACAGGAGGTGAACAATGA